The Bacteroidia bacterium genome includes the window TATGCGTATTTCAGAACCTTCCACTTTGCAGTTTTTACTTAAAAATCTTACTTGGAATTCGGAAAATAAGTTGGTTTGGAAATTTAATTTGGAATCCCTTACCAGAAATATTCAGGAGGTAGGAGCGGCACAAGCCGGAATTTGTACGGTTGAGAGTCTTTTTCTTCGTGGAGACAGGTCTGGTTATATTCAAGATTCTGATTTTGAGTCTATTTACAACCAATTCCCATTTTCTGAAATTCATACCATTCCTCAGTGCGGGCATTGGTTGCATGCCGAACAGCCGGAGCTTTTTTACAGGGAAGTGTTTGATTTTCTGGTATAAATCCCACCGTAAGTTGGGCCTGTAAGGAGGGGTGAAAATGATTCCATCGGAAAATGGAATGCCTGTTTGGTTTCAGGGACTTTTTTGGGATTTGTTTAGGTTATTAGCAGAAAAATTAAACGAATATATCCTTTGATCAAGCAAATTCATTTGGCTTTACATTTGAGCAAATGACCAAACAACAAAAACCAACGCTTGTACTGCACCTTTCGGCGTTTTTTTTGTTTTTCACTTTCTTACTCATTTACTGGGAAGATCATTCATTTGCTCCTGAAACTTTTAAACTAAGGCATTTTCAATCGGAGTTACTTTCCTGCGCCATTTTGGTGGTAATTTTTTACATAAATTACTTTGTTTTAATTCCTAACCTGTATTTCAAACGAAAGCGCTTGATACTGGTATTGAGTTACCTATTGGGTTTTTTTCTGATGGTCACATCCTGTTATCTATGGGATCCGAGCGGCAGGGTGGAGTACCTGTTTTTTTTGTTGGCCTTTCCTTTTTTAATTTCCATCACCTTATCGTCCCTTTTACGAATAAATTATTATTGGAATAGCTTTCAATCCTTTAAAAACGAATTTGCTCAAGCTAATTTTAAAGCGCAATTAAGTCCTCATTTTTGGTTCAATTCATTAAATAGTATATATGCTTTATCGTTGAGCAATTCGGAAGAAACGCCTGATGCTATTTTAATGTTGGCTAATTTATTTAGGTATTCCACTCA containing:
- a CDS encoding histidine kinase, with the translated sequence MTKQQKPTLVLHLSAFFLFFTFLLIYWEDHSFAPETFKLRHFQSELLSCAILVVIFYINYFVLIPNLYFKRKRLILVLSYLLGFFLMVTSCYLWDPSGRVEYLFFLLAFPFLISITLSSLLRINYYWNSFQSFKNEFAQANFKAQLSPHFWFNSLNSIYALSLSNSEETPDAILMLANLFRYSTQENIPTEVALKEDLDFLESYIHLQRIRVGDTALVEYSRTGPEEELKIIPMLVWTLVDNAFKHGVSPEMESPIKIYLSTSKRVFSLSIKNRKVCNSSAFTKDSSKSSSNLIQVLNLFYPNSHEISIFDNEEFYEVSLKIQL